From the genome of bacterium:
TCGATCCACAAGCGCAAGGCGACCATGTCCTCGGGCTCGGCCCCCGGATTGAGATTGACCCCGCGCAGCACGACCAGAAGGCCGGACTCCAGCACCAGCCAGCGCGGCCGGGTTTCGCCGGCCAGGAGCGCCTCGCGGGCGACAGGGTCGAGTCCCGCCGCGCCGAGGTAGCCGGCCGTGTCCGGGGCGCCGCGCTTCAGGTGCACCCAGAAGTAGCCGTCCGCCTCCTGGTCATCCGGGGCGGGAAGCCAGGGCAGATCCGGACCACTGCCGCCACGGACACGTACATGGAAGGCACTCTGCGCCGCTTGGCCCTCGTCGGGGACGGCTGAGGCCGTCAGGTCAGTCATGGCCGCCCCCGCCCGGGTCCTCCGGCACCGTCGGCTCTGCCAGCCGGTGCGCCTGGGCCGACTCCGGCAACAGGAGATCCTCAAGGAACCAGGCCGACAGTTCCGCCCGTCCCCCCACCTGGGCTTTGCGATACACCTCCCGGGCTTGCTGGCGCACGGTGCGCTCGCTCGTGTCCCGCACCTGGGCCACCTGTTTGTGGCTCAAGCCCTTGAGCAGCAGCACGCCCACATCCCGTTCGGCCGGGGTAAGGCCCCAACGCTGGAACTGGCGGTCGATGGCCTGGCCCAGTCCGGCGAGCAGGCCCTGGGCCTCGCTGCGCCAATGGGCCACGTCGCCGCGGGCGTCGCGCAGCCGCGTCTCCAGCTGCCACCGATGGCGGCGCTCCTGCCGCATGTCCCACAGGATGGCCAACACGCCGGCCAGGGTGATGAGCGCCATCACCCCCTCGGTCAGCACATGGGTCAGGCCTTCGCCGCCGCGCAGATCGAGCAGGGGATCCACAATCAGGAAGAGGCTGACCAGGGCCAGATACCCGGCAAGCAGTCCTCTGCGCTCGGCCAGGTGAAACATGAGCTTCATGCGATGTCCTGGATTGTCATGGGGAAAGTAGGGAAATCGCGCATATGACGCATTGCGCAGAGGGCCACTCCGCCATAGGTTGTCCGCCAGATTGACAGGAAGCGCATGCACTGGATGTTCGCCATCGGCTGGTTCGGTCAGGGTGCCTATTTCGGGCGCTCCCTCTTGCAGTGGCTGAGGTCGGAGCGGGCGGGACGCAGCATCGTGCCCGATGGTTTCTGGATACTCTCCATCCTGGGGGCCATCGCGCTTCTTGCCTACGCGACCTTGCGGCATGATCCGGTCATCATCCTCGGGCAGGCTGTCAATCTGGCCATCTACCTGCGCAACCTCCACCTGGCATCCCACAGGGAGAGGCCGCGCCTTGGTCCAAGGATCCTGGGCCTGGCCCTGACCGTCCTGACCATGGCCCACCTGACCGCGATGATGCAGTCCTTGCACCAGGACCACTCTCCCAGGATGCTGGTGGGATGGCTGGGGCAGTTCATCTTTCTAACCCGTTTTCCCCTGCAATGGTGGAGCGCCGAGCGCCATGCCATCGTCGAGCTTCCTCCCCTGTTCTGGTGGACCAGCCTGGTGGGTTCCATCCTGTTGCTTGCATACGCCGCCTGGCGTCATGACCCTGTCATTGCCGCAGGGCAGGGCGTGGGTCTTATGACCTATGTCCGGAACATCAGTCTCCAGCACCGGGTCCGCGCCCTGGCCTCCAAATGATCAGACCCGGACAACACATCTGCATCAACCCAGCTTCCCGCATCTGGCTGCTCCTGCTGTTCCTGGCCCTGCTCGCCGTCTCCCTCAACAAGGGATTCTGGGGTGCCCACGGCGAGGCCCGGCGGGCCGAGGTGGCCCGGGAGACGCTCCAGGACGGCCATTGGCTGGTGCCAACCCTGCTGGGCGAACCCTTCGTCACCAAGCCGCCTCTCCTTTACTGGAGCAGCGCCGTGTCCATGGGCTTGTTCGGCGTCTCAGACTGGGCCGCCCGGCTGCCCGCCCTTGTGGCCACCCTGGGCAGCTGGCTGGCCATGCTTAGCCTGGGGCGCTCCTATGCGCGCGAGCTTCGCAAAGCCCGTGGACCTGGTCAGGCCGATGGGGATCTGGGGGCCGTGGCGCTCCTGGGCCTGCCCCTGGTCATCGGGATGGGCCTCAACGCGGAGACAGAGCCTCTCCTGCTCTGTTTCGGCCTTGCCGCCGTCGCGGCGGTCCTGCGCTTGCCGCCCCGCGGCATGCCCCGGCCACGGGTGGTCCGTCTCCTGCCCGGCTTCTTCCTGGCGGCGGGTTTCCTGACGAAGGGGCCGCTGGGTTGGCTCTTCCCGCTCTTCGGCATCCTGGCCTTCGAGCGCGGGCTCCCTGTGGAGCGCCGACGCCTGGGCCGGAACGATGTGCTGGTGATCCTGCTCCTTCAGGCCATGCTGGTTTTGCCCTGGTTCATCCTGGTGATGGCCCGCCTGCCCGAAGCCTTGAATACGTGGGTGGGGAAAAGCGTGGCCCGCCTGGCGGATGCGGATTTCCAGGTGCATCGGGAGGCCTGGTGGTACTACTTGCCGCGGCTGGCCGCCTTGCTGCCCGCCCTGCTCTTCCTGGATCGCGGCGTGTGGCGGGACCGCATCGGACGCATCCCCCTCGTCTGGCTGGGCCTGGGCCTGCTCCTGCTCAGCCTGGCCGCCAGCAAGCGCACCCATTACCTGCTCTCCCTTGCCCCCGCCGCCGCCCTGCTCCCCGTGGCCGCCTCGGCGGCGGGACGCTGGGCGCGGGGGCGCGAAACCCTGCTGCGTGTCCTGGGCGCGGCCTTGCCTCTCCTGGCCGCGGCCGCCGCCCTGGTGCTATTGACGCGGGGTGGCCTGGAAGCCACGCCGCTGGTACTGGCTTCCGCGGCCTTGGGTGCCGTCGCCTCGGTCTGGCTCTGGCGGCAAAGTGGGGTCACCGGCCTGCAACAGGTGGCGGCAGGTCTTTTGCTGGCCTTGGCCGCGGGAGCGGGGGGGCCGCTGCGCGCCGTGGACGCCTACCGCAGTCCCCGCCACTTCTATCAGTCCTGCGCCGAACTGACGGAGGAGCCGCTCCCCCTGATCAATTGGAGAAACGATCGCTACTCCACCTCCTTCTATCTGGGCCGCCCGGTCCCGCCCGCCCGTAGCGAAGAAGATCTGGATCGCCTGGCGCCCGGCGCGGCCTGGCTGCTCTGCCAGGCCGGGGATCTGGAGCCGCTGGCCCGACCGCATCGAGTCCGGCTGCGCCACGCCGTCCACGATCCCTTTCTGCCCTCACGGGTCCGCACCTGGCTGCTGGTGCGCTTGGAGCAGCCGGTCGCCACCCGCGAAACCGACAACTTGACAGGGAAAGGGACCACGCCATGAAGGTGCCCGAATACAGCCTGATTGTTCCGGTCTACAACGAGGAGGCCAGCGTGGGGCCGCTCGCCCTGGAGATCGAAGGGGCACTGGCCGGTCTGGAATGGGAGTGCATCTGGGTGGACGACGGTTCAACGGACGACACCCGCGATGCGCTGCGCGACCAGATTCGCCGTGAGGGACGGCATCGCCTCATCGGCCTGGAGCGCAACGCCGGCCAGAGCGCCGCCCTGCTGGCGGGAATCCATGAAGCGCTGGGCTCCCTGCTGGGGACCCTGGATGGGGACGGCCAGAACGACCCCGCCGACCTGCCACGCCTCATCGCCCATGGGCGGGAGTCCGGCGCGGACATGGTCAACGGCCGTCGCGCCGTGCGCCGCGGCACCTGGCGGCGTCGCCTCTCCTCGCGCATCGCCAACGGGTGGCGCAACGCCCTGACCGGCGAGCGGATAATGGATGTAGGCTGCTCGATCCGTGTCTTTCGTCGCGACTGCGTTCGTACCTTGCCGCCCTTCCGGGGCATGCACCGCTTCCTGCCGACCCTGGTGCGACTGGACGGTTGGCGCCTGGCGGAACTGGAGGTGGAACATCGGCCCCGTCGTCAGGGCCTCTCCAAGTACGGGGTGGGCAACCGCCTGTGGGTGGGCATCCTCGACACCTTCGGCGTGATGTGGCTGAAGAGCCGATTTGCCACGTGGCGGGTCGCCACAGACAGCCTGTCGGAGGTGGACCTGCGATGGCAGTCACGCCCATGTCGAGGGCCAGTCGGTGGGGATTTCGCGTCGCCCAATGGCATGTGCTCGCACGAAATCAGCGTCGAATGGGACCGGCAGGGGCGATGTCGACCGCGAGGTGGCCAAGTCCGACGGGCTGCTGAGAAAGGGGAGCGTGACCGGCAAAGCTGATCATCGCCTGCGCCGGCCCCTGCTGGCCGTCCTTTACGCCATCACCCTGGCCGCGGTGGCCGGGTGGCTGGCCTCGGGCTGGGACTACTACCGGCTTGCGGCGACGGCCCGGCCGCGCCACCCCGACTATGCCCGCCTCACCTCCGGCGGCAGCCTGGGCCACCTCTTCGGCCTGGCCGGCTCCGCCCTCATCCTGATCCTTCTCCTCTACGTGGTGCGCAAGAGATGGAAGCGGCTGGCCCGCGCCGGATCCCTCCGCACCTGGTTGGACATCCACATCTGGATGGGCGTCACCGGGCCGCTCCTCATCGTCCTCCACTCCGCCTTCAAGGTGGGCGGACTGGTCGCCTTCTCCTACTGGTCGATGGTCCTGGTGGCCGTCTCGGGCGCGCTGGGCCGCTACCTCTACGGACAAATCCCGCGGGACGAGGAGGGCGTGGAACTGGATGCGGGCTCTCTCCAGACCCGCCAGGCGGCCCTGGAGGCGGATCTGGACGCCGCCGGCCTGCCCCTTGCGCTGCGCCGCGAAGTGGACCATCCGGCCGGGGGCCTCTCCTCCTGGTTGGCCCTGGACCTGGCCTGGCCCCTGAGGCGACGGCGCTGGCGGCGGGAGCTGGCGGCCGCCGGCCTGGCCGCTCCGACCCATGTCCTGGGCACCCTGCGCCGCCTGGAACTGCTGCGCCGCCGGCGGGTGGCCCTGGACCTGGCCCGCCGCCTGCTGCACCACTGGCATGTCTTCCACCGCCCCTTCGCCGCCATCATGATCCTCTTCATGATCATCCACGTGGTGGTCGCCCTGCTCTTCACCACCCAGCACGGCGCCCCGCCGCCGGTGGCGCCGTGACCGGCGAACTTGCCCTCTACCTGGCCAGCGGCCTCCTCTGCGCGGCCGTCATCTTCTTCTATCTGCGGAGGGAGGAACGGCGCAACCGGGTGATGAGGACCCGCCTGGCGGAGGCCCAGGTCCGCGGCCTGACGGAGCCGGCCAGCCTCCATCCGCGCATCGATCCGGGGCGCTGTGTGGGAAGCGGCGCCTGCGTCCGGGCCTGCCCCGAGCACCACGTCATCGGGCTGGTGGACAACAAGGCCGTCCTCATCAACGCCTCCGCCTGCGTGGGCCATGGGGCCTGCGAGGCCTCCTGCCCGGTGGAGGCGATCGACCTTGTCTTCGGCACGGCGCGGCGCGGCGTGGAACTGCCCCGGGTGCGCCCCACCTACGAGACCAACGTGCCCGGCCTTTACATCGCCGGCGAGCTGGGCGGCATGGGCCTCATCCGCAACGCGGTGAATCAGGGGACGCAGGCTGCGACGGCCATCGCCGCCTCGCTGCGCGGCCAGCCCGCCACGGACCCGGAGCAGCATGATCTGCTCGTGGTGGGAGCCGGCCCGGCCGGTCTCGCCGCCGCGCTGCAGGCCCAGCTGGACGGACTGCGGGCGGTTGTGGTCGAGCAGGACTCGCCGGGCGGCACCATCCTGCACTACCCTCGCCGCAAGCTGGTGATGACCCAGCCCATGTGTTTGCCCGGCGAGGAGCCTCTGCGGCGTCGGGAGATCGGCAAGGAGGAGCTGTTGGAACTCCTCGCCGCCACGCTGGACCGACGCCGCCCGACCCTGCATTGCGGTGAGCAGGTGGTCCAGGTGCGGGCGGAGGCGGACGGCTTCCATCTGGGGACGAGGCGGGCCGACGGCGGCACGGCGGTGTGGCGCGCCCGTCGTGTGCTGCTGGCCATCGGCCGCCGGGGGACCCCTCGTCGCCTGGGCGTGCCCGGTGAGGAGCAGGGCATCGTGCAGTACCAACTGCGCGATCCGGAGCAGTTCGCCGGCCTGGCTTGCGTGGTGGCGGGCGGCGGCGACTCGGCGATCGAGGGGGCGCTACGCCTGGCGGCGGCGGGAGCGGCCTCGGTGGACCTTGTGCACCGCGGCGGATCCTTCGTGCGGGCGCGGTTGCCCAACCAGGACGCCCTGCGCGAAGCCGCCGCCGCGGGCCGGATCCGCGTCCACCTGGACTCCCTGCCGGTGCGGGTCCAGGCCTCCGGGCTGGAGATCGCCGGTGGCGGCGCGACGACGCTCCTGCCCGCGGGCCTGGTCCTTGTGCAGATCGGCGGCGAGTTGCCCACCGGGCTCCTGCGGCAGGCGGGCGTGGTCATCGACACCCACTTCGGCCGTCAGGTGCGGCGGGGGGATGCCGCGTGAAACCTTGCCCCTGGCTCTTCCTGCTTGCCTGGCTGCTGCCCCTGGCCGCCGCGGCGCAGCTCTCGCCGGGCAAGTTGGCCCTCCCCCACCAGCAGTTGGAAGGCCTGGGCAAGTGCACATCCTGTCACGAACTGGGGAAGCCGGTGGACGGCGCCCGCTGCCTGGCCTGCCACACCACGCTGGCGGCGCGCATCCGGGAGGGCCGGGGTTTCCATGCCTCCCGCCGCGTGCGACAGGCCGCCTGCGTCTCCTGCCACAGCGACCACCATGGGCGGGACTTCCAGTTGATCCACTGGGAGAAGGGCGAGGCGGGCTTCGACCACGCCGAGGCCGGTTGGAAGCTGGAGGGCGCCCATGCCGGGACGGACTGCCGCGCCTGCCATCGGTGGGAGTTGATGGATCCTGTCCTGGCCGCGGCCAGGGACCTCAATCCGGCGCGCAGCTACCTGGGTCAGGCGCGCGACTGCCTGGCCTGCCACCGGGACGAGCACCAGGGCCAGCTGGGCTCCGACTGCGCCACCTGCCACGACGCCCGCGCCTGGACTCCGGCGCGCTTCGACCACGATGCCACGCGCTTCCCCCTCACCGGCGCCCACGCCACGACGCGCTGCGCCGCCTGCCACAAGCCCGAGCTGCCGCGACCCGCCGAGGGCCGCTTCGTGGTCGATGATGCGCCTGCGGCCGGGGCGGCCCGCTTCAAGCCCCTGGCTTCTGCCCGCTGCACCGACTGCCACCGCGATCCTCACGAGGACCGGCTGGGTCCGGATTGCGGCGGCTGTCACAGCACCGAGTCCTTCCAGATCCGCAGCGGCAGCTTCGACCACGGGCGGACCCGCTATCCACTCACCGGCGCCCACCGCCAGGTGGCCTGCGCCGACTGTCACAAGGGCGCCGAGCCCGCCCGTCGGCGTCCGCCCTTCCCGGAGTGCTCCGCCTGCCACCAGGATCCGCACGGCGGCCAGTTCAGCCGGACAGGACGCGCACAGGCCTGTGCCGACTGCCACGACACGGAGCGATTCCGGCCCTCCCGTTTCGGCCTGGCCCGCCACCAGGAGAGTCGCGCCCCCCTCGAAGACGCTCATCTGGCCGTGGCCTGCGACGATTGCCACACCCGCCCGGCGGCGGCCGCTCCCGTCCGCTACGACCTGGGCGGACGCGCTTTCTCCGGGCAGGCCTGCGCCGACTGCCACGGCGACCCGCACGGAGGGGAGGCCCGGCCCTGGATGGGGGAGGACGGGTGCCGCCACTGCCACGGACTGAAAGAATGGAGAGGCCGCTCCTTCGATCATGAGCGGACGGAGTTCCGGCTGAGGGGCCGACATGCCGCGGTGGAGTGCGGCGCCTGCCACCGGGTGGGCGCGGTGACGGATCCCATCCGGGTTCCGCTCAAGGGGCTCAGCCGGGATTGCGCCGGCTGCCATGCCGACCCCCATCGCGCCCAGTTCGCGACGGCGGAGCGGGGCCCCGACTGCGCCTCCTGCCACCAGAGCACAGGGTGGCGGGAGACCCGCTTCTCCCACGACGAGAGCCGCTTCCCCCTCGACGGCCGCCACCGCGACCTGGCCTGCGCCGCCTGCCACCGCCCGGAGCAGGACGCCGAGGGACACTTCATCCGTTACCGGCCGCTGGGCATCCGCTGCGAGGATTGCCACGGCCCCGGCGCGGGAGGGAGTTGAGATGGGCAACTGGCTGATCCTGCTGACGCTGCTGCTGGCGCTGTGCGGCGGCCCGAGGCCGACCTGGGGCGCCCTCGTCAGCCCGCACGGACCTCTCACCATCGCCTGCGGGGCCTGTCACGCCACGACGGGCTGGTCCCTGCGGAGCGAGGCGGAGTTCAACCATGACCGCGACAGTTCCTGGCCGCTGGCGGGCCGCCATCGGGAGGTCGCCTGCGCCGCCTGCCATCTCGACCTGCGCTTCCGCGACACGCCGGGCGCCTGTGCCGACTGCCATCTGGATCTCCACCAGGGAGCGCTGGGCCCGGACTGCGGCGGGTGCCACAGCCCGGCCCGCTGGTTCGATCGCACCCTGCTGGAGCGGCGCCACGAGCGCAGCCTCTTCCCGCTCACGGGCGCCCACCGCGGCCTGGACTGCCGGGCCTGCCATCCCGGCAGCGGCGCCGGGCAGTTCGCCGGCGCCCCGCTGGAGTGCGCGGCCTGCCACGCGGGCGACTACCTCGCCACCGCGAGGCCGGTCCATGGGGAGGGCGGCCTGGGCACGAACTGCGCCCAGTGTCACAGCACGGCGCGCTGGGCCACCCCCGGTGGTTTCCAGCACGACGCCTTTCCCCTGCTGGGCCGGCACGCCGCCGCCAGCTGCGTCTCCTGCCACGAGGGCGGACGCTTCGACCTGGCGCCCGCCCACTGCGCCGGTTGCCATGCAGCGGCCTGGCAGGCTTCCGCCGATCCCCGCCACGTGGCGGCCGGCTTCAGCCAGGGTTGCGCCGTCTGCCACGACGAGCAGGGCTGGCGCCCATCCGCCTACAGCCACGCCGCCGCCACCGGCTATGAGCTGGACGGCGCCCACGGGGCGCTCTCCTGTGCCCGGTGCCATGTCGGCCAGCAGTACGCGGGAACCAGCAGCCTCTGCGCGACCTGCCATCTGGCTGACTACCAGGCCGCCGGCGAACCTGCGCATCAGGCGCCGGGCTACCCGCTGGATTGCGCGCTGTGTCACACGAGGGAGTCCTGGCAGGGCGTCGGCTTCGACCACCAGGCGACGGACTTCCCTCTGCTGGATGCGCATGTCGCGGTCTTCTGCGTGGATTGCCACCTGGGCGGAAACTTCACGATGACGCCCACGGACTGCTTCTCCTGCCATCAGGCAAGCTTCGTGGAGACAACCGATCCGGCCCACGAGGCCAACCTCTTTCCGCAGGACTGCACGGGTTGCCACAACCAGACGGCCTGGTCCCCCTCCACCCTGGATCACGACCTGACGGACTTCGCCCTGAGTGGGGCCCACCTCGCGGTCAACTGCGCGGACTGCCACACAAACGGACGCTTCGTCGACCTGCCGGCCGCCTGTTGGGCCTGCCACGAGCCGGACTACCAGCAGGCGACCCATCCCGACCACGCCGACAACCAGTTCTCCCAGGACTGCGCCACCTGCCACAGCACGGCCGCCTGGCAGCCGGCCACCTTCGACCACGACCTGACGGACTTCCCGCTCACCGGCGCCCACGTCGCCGTCAGCTGCGCGGCCTGCCACGTGGGCGGCCAGTACACGGAGCTCGACGGGGCCTGCTGGGCCTGCCACGAGCCGGACTACCAGCAGGCGACCAATCCCGACCACGCCGCCAACCAGTTCTCCCAGGACTGCGCCACCTGCCAC
Proteins encoded in this window:
- a CDS encoding helix-turn-helix transcriptional regulator — protein: MKLMFHLAERRGLLAGYLALVSLFLIVDPLLDLRGGEGLTHVLTEGVMALITLAGVLAILWDMRQERRHRWQLETRLRDARGDVAHWRSEAQGLLAGLGQAIDRQFQRWGLTPAERDVGVLLLKGLSHKQVAQVRDTSERTVRQQAREVYRKAQVGGRAELSAWFLEDLLLPESAQAHRLAEPTVPEDPGGGGHD
- a CDS encoding lipid-A-disaccharide synthase N-terminal domain-containing protein, which translates into the protein MHWMFAIGWFGQGAYFGRSLLQWLRSERAGRSIVPDGFWILSILGAIALLAYATLRHDPVIILGQAVNLAIYLRNLHLASHRERPRLGPRILGLALTVLTMAHLTAMMQSLHQDHSPRMLVGWLGQFIFLTRFPLQWWSAERHAIVELPPLFWWTSLVGSILLLAYAAWRHDPVIAAGQGVGLMTYVRNISLQHRVRALASK
- a CDS encoding glycosyltransferase family 39 protein, producing MIRPGQHICINPASRIWLLLLFLALLAVSLNKGFWGAHGEARRAEVARETLQDGHWLVPTLLGEPFVTKPPLLYWSSAVSMGLFGVSDWAARLPALVATLGSWLAMLSLGRSYARELRKARGPGQADGDLGAVALLGLPLVIGMGLNAETEPLLLCFGLAAVAAVLRLPPRGMPRPRVVRLLPGFFLAAGFLTKGPLGWLFPLFGILAFERGLPVERRRLGRNDVLVILLLQAMLVLPWFILVMARLPEALNTWVGKSVARLADADFQVHREAWWYYLPRLAALLPALLFLDRGVWRDRIGRIPLVWLGLGLLLLSLAASKRTHYLLSLAPAAALLPVAASAAGRWARGRETLLRVLGAALPLLAAAAALVLLTRGGLEATPLVLASAALGAVASVWLWRQSGVTGLQQVAAGLLLALAAGAGGPLRAVDAYRSPRHFYQSCAELTEEPLPLINWRNDRYSTSFYLGRPVPPARSEEDLDRLAPGAAWLLCQAGDLEPLARPHRVRLRHAVHDPFLPSRVRTWLLVRLEQPVATRETDNLTGKGTTP
- a CDS encoding glycosyltransferase family 2 protein, producing MKVPEYSLIVPVYNEEASVGPLALEIEGALAGLEWECIWVDDGSTDDTRDALRDQIRREGRHRLIGLERNAGQSAALLAGIHEALGSLLGTLDGDGQNDPADLPRLIAHGRESGADMVNGRRAVRRGTWRRRLSSRIANGWRNALTGERIMDVGCSIRVFRRDCVRTLPPFRGMHRFLPTLVRLDGWRLAELEVEHRPRRQGLSKYGVGNRLWVGILDTFGVMWLKSRFATWRVATDSLSEVDLRWQSRPCRGPVGGDFASPNGMCSHEISVEWDRQGRCRPRGGQVRRAAEKGERDRQS
- a CDS encoding NAD(P)-binding domain-containing protein produces the protein MTGELALYLASGLLCAAVIFFYLRREERRNRVMRTRLAEAQVRGLTEPASLHPRIDPGRCVGSGACVRACPEHHVIGLVDNKAVLINASACVGHGACEASCPVEAIDLVFGTARRGVELPRVRPTYETNVPGLYIAGELGGMGLIRNAVNQGTQAATAIAASLRGQPATDPEQHDLLVVGAGPAGLAAALQAQLDGLRAVVVEQDSPGGTILHYPRRKLVMTQPMCLPGEEPLRRREIGKEELLELLAATLDRRRPTLHCGEQVVQVRAEADGFHLGTRRADGGTAVWRARRVLLAIGRRGTPRRLGVPGEEQGIVQYQLRDPEQFAGLACVVAGGGDSAIEGALRLAAAGAASVDLVHRGGSFVRARLPNQDALREAAAAGRIRVHLDSLPVRVQASGLEIAGGGATTLLPAGLVLVQIGGELPTGLLRQAGVVIDTHFGRQVRRGDAA